A genomic region of Zea mays cultivar B73 chromosome 6, Zm-B73-REFERENCE-NAM-5.0, whole genome shotgun sequence contains the following coding sequences:
- the LOC107522106 gene encoding GDSL esterase/lipase At1g71691-like precursor — protein sequence MAAAAGLPWWLLLLAVVPAVTAAATAGGEGRAPALFVFGDSLIDSGNNNNLASLAKANYFPYGIDFAGGPTGRFCNGYTIVDELAELLGLPLVPPYSEASSVQHVLQGVNYASAAAGILDDSGGNFVGRIPFNQQIQNFETTVARIAGAAGAAAAADLVARSVLFVGMGSNDYLNNYLMPNYDTRRRYGPQQFADLLARQLAAQLARLHGAGGRRFVVAGVGSVGCIPSVRAQSLAGRCSRAVDDLVLPFNANVRALVDRLNGNAAAGLPGASLTYLDNFAVFRAILTDPAAFGFAVVDRGCCGIGRNAGQVTCLPFMPPCDHRERYVFWDAYHPTAAVNVIVARLAFHGGADVVSPVNVRELAGM from the exons atggccgccgccgccggcctcccGTGGTGGCTGCTGCTCCTCGCCGTGGTCCCGGCCGTCACCGCTGCGGCCACCGCCGGCGGAGAGGGGAGGGCGCCGGCGCTGTTCGTGTTCGGCGACTCGCTCATCGACAGCGGCAACAACAACAACCTCGCATCGCTTGCCAAGGCCAACTACTTCCCCTACGGCATCGACTTCGCCGGCGGCCCCACCGGCCGCTTCTGCAACGGCTACACCATCGTCGACGAGCTCG CCGAGCTGCTTGGACTGCCCCTGGTGCCACCCTACTCTGAAGCCTCGTCCGTGCAGCATGTCCTGCAGGGCGTCAACTACGCCTCTGCCGCCGCCGGGATCCTCGACGACAGTGGCGGCAACTTT GTCGGGCGGATCCCATTCAACCAGCAGATCCAGAACTTCGAGACGACCGTGGCGCGGATCGCCGGCGcggcgggcgcggcggcggcggcggacctGGTGGCGCGCTCCGTCCTGTTCGTGGGGATGGGCAGCAACGACTACCTCAACAACTACCTGATGCCCAACTACGACACGCGGCGGCGGTACGGCCCGCAGCAGTTCGCGGACCTGCTCGCGCGGCAGCTGGCCGCGCAGCTGGCCAGGCTGCACGGCGCCGGGGGCAGGCGGTTCGTGGTGGCCGGCGTGGGGTCCGTGGGCTGCATCCCGAGCGTGCGCGCGCAGAGCCTCGCGGGGCGGTGCTCGCGCGCGGTGGACGACCTCGTGCTCCCCTTCAACGCCAACGTGCGGGCGCTGGTCGACCGCCTCAACGGCAACGCTGCCGCCGGCCTTCCCGGCGCCAGCCTCACGTACCTCGACAACTTCGCGGTGTTCAGGGCCATCCTCACCGACCCGGCCGCGTTCGGCTTCGCCGTCGTCGACCGCGGGTGCTGCGGCATCGGCAGGAACGCCGGGCAGGTCACCTGCCTGCCCTTCATGCCGCCGTGCGACCACAGGGAGCGCTACGTGTTCTGGGACGCATACCACCCCACGGCGGCCGTCAACGTCATCGTCGCCAGGCTGGCGTTCCACGGCGGCGCTGACGTCGTCTCGCCCGTCAACGTCCGTGAGCTTGCCGGCATGTGA
- the LOC103628961 gene encoding uncharacterized protein LOC103628961 codes for MEEGFTGGVRIVSRRLVRPEPTASSPDNNSAPPEEEEDEIMHMTPWDLRMITVDYIQKGLLLPKPPAAGGAHAHRLVDGLASSFARALARFYPLAGRLAVDAATGGPGVVVSLRCSGEGAEFVHAEAPEVTVSDIITLPAGHYYVPSALVWSLFPLNGLLGTDAALDDDSRAPLLSAQVTELADGVFVAMSLNHAVGDGTTFWHLFNTWSEISRAGGEGREAELCTPRPVLDRWFLDTCPVPIALPLRKLEDIVRQPEYPPVRECFFDFPAESVRKLKAKANAEIAAGGGTAPAAVVLSSLQSLFAHLWRAVCRARELAPGAETAYLLPVGCRARVRGVPQAYVGNAVTLAVAKSTAGEVLGGGLGWAALLLNRAVASFDEAGVRAELAAWARDPRFAYVEPRGYGGAATVATGSSPRFDVYGNDFGWGRPLAVRSGAGNKMDGKVTVYEGRGGAGSMALEVCLEPQALARLVADDEFMEAVTVSAAAP; via the coding sequence ATGGAAGAAGGCTTCACCGGCGGCGTCCGGATCGTGTccaggcgtctcgtccggccggaGCCGACCGCGAGCTCGCCGGACAACAACAGCGCGCCACcggaagaggaggaggatgagatAATGCACATGACGCCGTGGGATCTGCGCATGATCACGGTGGACTACATCCAGAAGGGACTGCTCCTGCCCAAGCCCCCGGCAGCAGGCGGGGCACACGCGCACCGACTCGTGGACGGCCTCGCCTCGTCCTTCGCACGCGCCCTGGCCCGCTTCTACCCTCTGGCCGGCCGCCTCGCCGTGGATGCCGCCACCGGCGGCCCGGGCGTCGTCGTCTCGCTCCGCTGCAGCGGCGAGGGCGCCGAGTTCGTCCACGCCGAGGCGCCGGAGGTCACCGTCAGCGACATCATCACGCTGCCCGCAGGCCATTACTACGTCCCCAGCGCGCTGGTCTGGTCGCTCTTCCCGCTGAACGGGCTGCTGGGCACGGACGCCGCCCTGGACGACGACTCCCGCGCCCCCCTGCTATCGGCGCAGGTCACCGAGCTCGCCGACGGCGTCTTCGTCGCCATGTCGCTGAACCACGCCGTGGGCGACGGGACCACGTTCTGGCACCTGTTCAACACCTGGTCGGAGATCAGCCGGGCGGGCGGCGAGGGGCGCGAGGCGGAGCTCTGCACGCCGCGGCCGGTGCTGGACAGGTGGTTCCTCGACACCTGCCCGGTCCCCATCGCTCTGCCGCTGCGCAAGCTGGAGGACATCGTCCGGCAGCCCGAGTACCCGCCGGTGCGGGAGTGCTTCTTCGACTTCCCTGCGGAGAGCGTGCGGAAGCTCAAGGCGAAGGCGAACGCCGAGATTGCGGCGGGAGGCGGCACCGCGCCGGCCGCCGTCGTGCTGTCGTCTCTGCAGTCCCTGTTCGCGCACCTGTGGCGGGCGGTGTGCCGGGCCCGGGAGCTCGCGCCGGGCGCGGAGACGGCGTACCTCCTTCCCGTCGGGTGCCGCGCGAGGGTGCGAGGCGTCCCGCAGGCGTACGTGGGCAACGCCGTGACGCTCGCCGTGGCAAAGTCGACCGCCGGCGAGGTGCTGGGCGGCGGGCTGGGCTGGGCGGCGTTGCTCTTGAACCGCGCCGTGGCGTCGTTCGACGAGGCGGGCGTGAGGGCCGAGCTCGCGGCGTGGGCGCGCGACCCTCGGTTCGCGTACGTGGAGCCGCGCGGGTACGGCGGCGCCGCAACGGTCGCGACCGGGAGCTCCCCGCGGTTCGACGTCTACGGCAACGACTTCGGGTGGGGCCGGCCGCTGGCCGTCCGCAGCGGCGCCGGGAACAAGATGGACGGGAAGGTGACCGTGTACGAGGGCCGCGGCGGCGCGGGCAGCATGGCGCTGGAGGTGTGCCTGGAGCCCCAGGCGCTCGCCAGGCTCGTCGCCGACGACGAGTTCATGGAGGCTGTGACTGTGAGCGCTGCCGCGCCGTGA